The DNA sequence GACAGAAGACAAGAGAACGAATGCACCCGGCCCGGCCGGGGCGAGGGGGGCGCCGACCGGGATCGTGACACCGAGGAGGTCGTCGTGCCGCAGCAGAGCGCGAACGGCGCCGAACACGAAGACCGGTTCCGGGCGGTGACCGAGCAGGGGGAGGACGAGCAGCCGCTCATGCCCGACATCGATGTCACCCGGCCGCACGTCGCCCGGGTCTACGACTACTTCCTGGGCGGCAGGAACAACTACGCCGCCGACCGGCAGGCGGCCGAGCAGGTGCTCTGGTGGACTCCGGAGGCACGGCTCGTCGCGCGGATGAACCGGCGGTTCCTGATCGAGTCGGTGCGCTGGCTGGTGAAGGAGGCGGGCGTACGCCAGTTCCTCGACATCGGCTCAGGGCTGCCCACCCAGCAGAACGTCCACGAGGTCGTCCAAGCCGTCGACAAGGACGCCCGCGTCGTGTACGTGGACAACGACCCGCTCGTGCGCGTGCACGCCGAGGTGCTGCTCGCCACCTCACCGAACACCATCGTGCTCGGGGCTGACATGCGGGACCCCAAGGCCCTGCTCGCCCGGCCCGAGATCCGCGAGCACCTCGACTTCACCAAGCCGATCGCGCTGCTGCTCGTCGCCGTGCTCCACTTCATCCGGGACACCGACGAGGCCTACGCGATCACCGACACGCTGTACGAGGCGCTGCCGCCCGGCTCGTACGTGGTCATCTCGCACGCCATGCTCCCCGACCGGCTCACGGACGCCCACCGGGTGAGCCTCACCGCGTTCCACCGCGTCACCCCCATGGTCACCCTGCGCACCGGCGAGGAGATCGGCCGGTTCTTCGACGGGCTCGTCCCGGTCGGCAGCGGCCTCTCCCTCATCGCCGACTGGCACATCGGCGAACCTGGCGGCGAGACGCGCGCGGACGACATCGTCTCCGCCGAGGAGCTCACCGCTCTGACGCATCGGCGAGAACAGGTGCGGATGAGACCACAGATGGCGATGAGACCACAGCGCGCCGCAGGAGGACTACGTTACGGATCGAGGCGGCGACGTGGCGACCATCGCAGGCCGTACACGGTGATCCGCCGCCTCGTCTCGCCATGCCCAGGAGACAGGACCGTTAGCCGAAGGTGGAGGAGCAATGAACACAGACCCGCGCCGCGTGACGTGGCGGAAGTCCAGCCACAGCAGGGGCGACTGCGTCGAGGTCACGGTCATCGACAAGACGGATCCCAACTTCAAGGAGACGGCCGATCTGCTCGCCGGTGCCGCGCACAAGGCCGAGTACGACCGCCTCTACGTCATGCGCGACTCCAAGAACCCCGACGGCCCCAAACTCTACTTCACCCCCGCCGAGTGGGAGGCGTTCCGCCTCGGCGTACTCGACGGAGAGTTCGACGACCTCGCCGAGGAGGCCGACACCCCGGCCGACGAGACCAAGGCAAAGGCCCAATAGCC is a window from the Thermopolyspora flexuosa genome containing:
- a CDS encoding DUF397 domain-containing protein; protein product: MNTDPRRVTWRKSSHSRGDCVEVTVIDKTDPNFKETADLLAGAAHKAEYDRLYVMRDSKNPDGPKLYFTPAEWEAFRLGVLDGEFDDLAEEADTPADETKAKAQ